One genomic region from Gammaproteobacteria bacterium encodes:
- a CDS encoding protease modulator HflK yields MRVDLDRDHRSLSDLPRFQQAPLHERRLRRLTTGIGIAVPLVLLAAVVSRQALPESVVAPLLGNAVAALLLLIAGLYSAFRVARWRRCARRAPTVQSRQGSAVLVLSLGLLRSEALGLCLLTGFALLLVVLSWHAAAIAVASLPGLVAPLLGGTMLLAAFGLLVLERGFADAGDSGWPEAAALVQLARVAIVVLLLGALSLFLHADGGPWPFRLQRLSASLVGVVALELWLRAALSAFDRRGGRMEPRLLADSAVAGLLCWPPRSLQTLQGELQVRLGIDLRQSWAFSFMRRALLPVTAALMLLGCALSGVTEVPIQERGIYERFGAPVAVWAPGLHFGLPWPLGRVRPVENGIVHQVAASLRSEGGDESDLSGAEGPAPESANRLWDTSHLAENSQVIASETGGSQGFEVISMDVRFVYRIALDDRSALAATYNSADIPALIRSIAGRVLVRDLASRDLDGLLGGQRAQLAREIGKTVQDQLDALSSGVEILSSLIESIHPPAGAADAYHRVQAALIKSRATVARERGRAAEQTNDARMRASMAGDKAAAAAREAQAEAEVADLRFAAEREAFKKAGKAFVLEQYLARLSQGLSTAQVVIVDHRLDTAQAPVIDWRLNRMAPDAATLP; encoded by the coding sequence GTGAGAGTAGACCTAGACCGGGATCATAGGTCGCTGAGTGACCTGCCGAGATTTCAGCAGGCGCCGCTGCACGAGCGGCGCCTGCGCCGCTTGACAACGGGGATCGGTATCGCGGTGCCGCTGGTGCTCCTAGCCGCGGTCGTGTCCCGGCAGGCGCTGCCAGAATCTGTGGTCGCGCCGCTGCTTGGTAACGCCGTGGCTGCCTTGCTGCTGCTGATCGCCGGCTTGTATTCGGCATTCCGTGTTGCGCGCTGGCGCCGTTGCGCGCGGCGAGCGCCCACGGTCCAAAGCCGGCAGGGATCCGCCGTGCTCGTGCTGAGCCTGGGCTTATTGCGGAGCGAAGCCTTGGGGCTGTGTCTGCTCACCGGGTTTGCGCTATTGCTCGTCGTGCTGTCCTGGCACGCTGCGGCGATCGCCGTCGCCAGCCTGCCGGGTTTGGTCGCGCCATTGCTGGGCGGAACCATGTTGCTCGCCGCCTTCGGGCTGCTGGTATTGGAGCGCGGATTCGCCGACGCCGGGGACAGCGGGTGGCCGGAAGCGGCGGCGCTGGTGCAGCTCGCACGTGTGGCCATCGTCGTGTTGCTTCTGGGGGCGCTGAGCCTGTTCTTGCACGCGGACGGCGGTCCATGGCCGTTCCGCCTGCAACGGCTCTCGGCCAGCCTGGTGGGCGTCGTCGCGTTGGAGCTGTGGCTGCGTGCAGCGCTGTCGGCCTTCGACCGGCGAGGTGGACGCATGGAGCCGCGCCTGCTGGCTGACAGCGCTGTTGCCGGTCTTCTATGTTGGCCGCCGCGCTCACTGCAGACGCTGCAGGGCGAATTGCAGGTTCGTTTGGGCATCGATCTGCGGCAGAGTTGGGCGTTCTCGTTCATGCGACGCGCGTTGTTGCCGGTGACGGCGGCTCTGATGCTGCTGGGCTGCGCGCTCAGCGGCGTTACCGAGGTGCCGATACAAGAGCGTGGAATATACGAACGCTTCGGCGCTCCGGTGGCAGTGTGGGCTCCGGGCTTGCATTTCGGCTTGCCGTGGCCGCTGGGGCGGGTGCGGCCTGTCGAGAACGGTATCGTTCATCAGGTCGCGGCGTCTCTTCGGAGTGAGGGCGGCGACGAGTCGGATCTCAGCGGGGCGGAAGGGCCTGCGCCGGAAAGCGCCAACCGGCTTTGGGACACCTCGCACCTGGCCGAGAATTCGCAGGTCATCGCCAGCGAAACGGGCGGGAGCCAGGGCTTCGAGGTCATCAGCATGGATGTGCGCTTCGTGTATCGCATCGCCCTGGACGACCGTTCGGCGCTCGCGGCAACCTACAACAGCGCCGACATTCCGGCGCTGATTCGTAGCATTGCCGGCCGCGTGCTGGTACGGGATCTGGCGTCGCGAGACTTGGACGGACTCCTCGGTGGTCAGCGAGCGCAGCTTGCGCGCGAGATCGGCAAGACCGTGCAAGACCAACTCGACGCGCTGTCGAGCGGCGTCGAAATCCTCAGCAGCCTGATCGAGTCGATTCATCCACCGGCTGGCGCGGCCGACGCCTATCACCGAGTCCAGGCGGCGTTGATCAAGTCGCGCGCCACGGTCGCACGTGAGCGCGGCCGGGCCGCCGAGCAGACCAACGATGCCCGGATGCGGGCCAGCATGGCCGGCGACAAGGCGGCCGCCGCCGCGCGCGAAGCGCAAGCGGAAGCCGAAGTGGCCGATCTGCGCTTTGCTGCCGAGCGTGAGGCCTTCAAAAAGGCTGGCAAGGCCTTTGTACTGGAGCAATATCTAGCGCGGCTCAGTCAGGGCCTGAGCACCGCGCAAGTGGTGATCGTCGACCACCGTCTCGATACGGCACAGGCACCGGTGATCGATTGGCGCCTCAACCGCATGGCGCCGGATGCGGCGACGCTGCCATGA
- a CDS encoding protease modulator HflC: MSADKPSAILSGDAEPVAPQAPRSAWRLLIAALVIAVTVATGSLVQVRAGEATVVTRFGKPVRVLLEPGLAWRLPAPIDTAIPVDLRLRTTSSGLTDVGTRDGLRIIVQAYVAWRVPADAGSVERFMRAVQNQPDEAARQIRTFIGSALEIAASAYALPSLINTDAAQVRLDEFELRLRAQIEQQLLATYGLGVVQVGIERLTLPSVTLAATVDRMRAERETIATERTAIGKRQAAEIRSAAERDARVIEAGATVKAAAIEAESRVQAAEIYGRAYTGAPDLYELLRSLDTLGTIVGPNTRLVLRSDAAPFRALVDSPEAIEQAPTPTGEP; this comes from the coding sequence ATGAGTGCCGACAAACCGTCAGCGATACTGTCGGGCGACGCAGAGCCTGTCGCGCCGCAGGCGCCGCGATCCGCATGGCGCCTGTTGATCGCGGCCCTGGTGATTGCGGTGACCGTGGCCACTGGCAGTCTGGTGCAGGTGCGCGCGGGCGAAGCCACCGTGGTGACGCGCTTCGGCAAGCCGGTGCGTGTTTTGCTGGAGCCTGGCTTGGCTTGGCGCCTGCCGGCTCCGATCGACACCGCGATCCCGGTGGACCTGCGTCTTCGTACCACTTCCAGCGGTCTGACCGATGTCGGCACGCGTGACGGTCTGCGCATCATCGTGCAGGCCTACGTGGCCTGGCGCGTTCCGGCAGACGCGGGCAGCGTCGAGCGCTTCATGCGCGCCGTGCAGAACCAGCCGGACGAAGCTGCGCGGCAGATCCGGACATTCATCGGCTCGGCGTTGGAAATCGCCGCCAGCGCCTATGCGTTGCCGAGCCTGATCAATACCGATGCTGCACAGGTGAGACTCGATGAATTCGAACTGCGATTGCGTGCGCAGATTGAGCAGCAGCTGCTGGCGACCTATGGTCTCGGCGTGGTGCAGGTCGGTATCGAGCGCCTGACGTTGCCGTCGGTCACGCTGGCGGCCACGGTCGACCGAATGCGTGCCGAGCGCGAAACCATCGCCACCGAACGCACGGCGATCGGCAAGCGCCAAGCGGCCGAAATTCGCTCGGCCGCCGAGCGCGACGCACGCGTTATCGAAGCCGGAGCAACCGTCAAGGCTGCCGCAATCGAGGCCGAATCGCGAGTGCAGGCGGCGGAGATCTACGGCCGGGCCTACACCGGCGCGCCGGACCTCTACGAATTGCTGCGCTCGCTGGATACGCTCGGCACCATTGTCGGCCCGAATACCCGGCTGGTCTTGCGCAGCGACGCCGCGCCGTTCCGCGCCTTGGTCGATAGTCCGGAAGCGATTGAGCAGGCGCCGACACCAACTGGCGAGCCCTGA
- a CDS encoding protease modulator HflK: MRARNKPWLQAARLSFVAFYAVTLAVALRWAVSNVHQIGPQSRVVVMRMGRLDRVREAGLLLAWPEPFERLLPLPAAETVIERQVQALLRSQAAQQAEMSSDDDDDAEPLDDALAGSGYLLSGDAGIVQLDVRVFYSVTDPYDYVLQNTHVVPALDRLVTRTVVAVCAARDLDTILVARPELVSVDSDAAERRERLRGELVQRINRRLSALQREGAGLGIKVTRADVQSSLPRDTVSAFNAVLTASQQADRRLAEARNDSAWIVQNANQSADRSLQVAEAQASERVARAQTDTTAVLELARSIEQRVDPGLAQRLYRERMSRILAQAGSVTSVDPDDESRLIISGGRQ; encoded by the coding sequence GTGCGTGCACGCAACAAACCCTGGCTCCAGGCGGCGCGCTTGTCTTTTGTCGCCTTCTACGCCGTGACGCTTGCGGTGGCGCTGCGCTGGGCGGTGTCCAATGTGCACCAGATCGGGCCGCAGAGCCGGGTCGTGGTCATGCGCATGGGCCGGCTCGACCGTGTTCGCGAAGCCGGTCTGCTGCTGGCTTGGCCCGAGCCGTTCGAACGCCTGCTACCGTTGCCCGCCGCGGAAACGGTGATCGAGCGCCAAGTGCAAGCGCTGTTGCGGTCGCAGGCAGCACAACAGGCCGAAATGTCATCCGACGACGACGACGACGCCGAGCCGCTTGACGATGCGCTCGCAGGTTCCGGCTACCTGTTGAGTGGCGACGCCGGCATCGTGCAACTGGACGTGCGCGTCTTCTACAGCGTTACCGACCCTTACGACTACGTGCTGCAGAACACCCATGTCGTGCCAGCGCTCGACCGGTTGGTGACGCGGACCGTCGTCGCGGTATGCGCTGCGCGCGATCTGGACACTATCCTTGTGGCGCGACCTGAGCTGGTTAGCGTCGACTCCGATGCTGCCGAGCGGCGCGAGCGTTTGCGCGGCGAACTGGTGCAGCGGATCAACCGCAGACTCTCTGCGTTGCAGCGAGAGGGCGCGGGTCTGGGTATCAAAGTTACGCGTGCCGATGTGCAGTCGAGTCTGCCCCGTGACACCGTCAGCGCCTTCAACGCCGTGCTGACGGCGAGCCAGCAGGCAGACCGCCGGCTTGCCGAGGCGCGCAATGATTCGGCCTGGATCGTGCAGAACGCCAATCAGTCGGCCGACCGCAGTCTGCAGGTGGCCGAAGCCCAGGCCTCGGAACGCGTCGCCCGGGCGCAGACCGATACCACCGCCGTGCTCGAGCTTGCGCGTTCCATCGAGCAGCGGGTCGACCCGGGTCTCGCGCAGCGTCTCTATCGCGAACGCATGAGCCGGATCCTCGCACAGGCCGGATCAGTGACGAGTGTGGACCCTGACGACGAGTCCCGCCTGATCATCAGCGGGGGGCGCCAGTGA